A genome region from Dolichospermum compactum NIES-806 includes the following:
- a CDS encoding EVE domain-containing protein, with amino-acid sequence MNTINYWLMKSEPAVYSITDLQQQSETIWDGIRNYQARNFLKQMQIGDLAFFYHSNAEPPGIFGLMRIVETGIADPTQFDINSKYYDAKSTLESPRWQTVKVEFIEVFHHPLSLSTLKAKFNDDELLVVKKGNRLSVTPVIETVASKILEMGR; translated from the coding sequence ATGAATACAATTAATTATTGGTTAATGAAGTCAGAACCAGCAGTTTATAGTATTACTGACTTACAACAGCAAAGTGAGACAATTTGGGACGGTATACGTAACTATCAAGCCAGGAATTTCTTGAAGCAAATGCAAATAGGAGATTTAGCATTTTTTTATCATTCTAATGCTGAACCACCCGGTATTTTTGGTTTAATGCGGATAGTTGAAACAGGGATTGCTGATCCAACACAATTTGATATAAATAGTAAATATTATGATGCTAAATCAACTCTTGAATCCCCCCGTTGGCAAACTGTAAAAGTGGAATTTATCGAAGTTTTTCATCATCCTCTTTCACTATCAACACTTAAAGCTAAGTTTAATGATGATGAATTATTAGTAGTGAAAAAAGGCAATCGTTTATCAGTAACTCCGGTAATAGAAACAGTCGCCAGTAAGATTTTAGAAATGGGCAGGTAG
- the leuD gene encoding 3-isopropylmalate dehydratase small subunit gives MVSEVKQISGNAVPLIGNDIDTDRIIPARYLKAITFDDLGEGVFVDDRKALNGEHPFDQIQYQGAKILIVNRNFGCGSSREHAPQALAKWGIKALIGESFAEIFFGNCVAMGIPCVTAESEVVKQLQELVTTNPQAVTIIDLEKLQVQIGGFAASVVISEGTRSAFISGTWDACGQLVANAQQVKATAAKLPYITWGNLAVS, from the coding sequence ATGGTAAGTGAAGTAAAACAAATATCCGGTAACGCCGTTCCCCTCATCGGTAACGACATAGACACCGACCGAATTATCCCTGCCCGCTACTTAAAAGCCATCACCTTTGACGACTTAGGAGAAGGCGTATTTGTTGACGACAGAAAAGCCTTAAATGGTGAACACCCATTTGATCAAATCCAATATCAAGGCGCGAAAATTCTCATAGTTAACCGCAACTTTGGCTGTGGTTCATCACGAGAACACGCACCCCAAGCCCTGGCAAAATGGGGAATTAAAGCCCTGATTGGTGAAAGCTTCGCCGAAATCTTCTTTGGTAACTGCGTAGCAATGGGGATACCATGCGTCACTGCTGAATCAGAAGTAGTTAAACAACTGCAAGAATTAGTTACTACCAATCCTCAAGCAGTTACTATCATAGATTTGGAAAAATTGCAAGTACAAATTGGTGGTTTTGCTGCCTCAGTTGTGATTAGTGAAGGCACAAGAAGCGCCTTTATTAGCGGAACTTGGGATGCTTGCGGACAGTTAGTAGCAAATGCCCAACAGGTAAAAGCAACAGCAGCAAAACTACCTTATATTACTTGGGGTAACTTAGCAGTAAGTTAG
- the leuC gene encoding 3-isopropylmalate dehydratase large subunit — protein MSKGTLFDKVWDLHTVGTLPSGLTQLFIGLHLIHEVTSPQAFAMLKERDLKVLFPQRTIATVDHIVPTENQARPFVDSMAEEMIQALEKSCQENDITFYNIGSGNQGIVHVIAPELGLTQPGMTIACGDSHTSSHGAFGAIAFGIGTSQVRDVLASQTLSLSKLKVRKIEVNGQLKPGVYAKDVILHIIRRLGVKGGVGYAYEFAGTTFTQMNMEERMTVCNMAIEGGARCGYVNPDQITYDYLQNRDFAPQGADWEKAIAWWESLSSNADAEYDDIVVFNAEDIPPTVTWGITPGQGIGVDEKVPTAAELLEEDRFIAEEAYRYMDLYPGQPIQGTKIDVCFIGSCTNGRISDLREAAKIAQGRQVAKGIKAFVVPGSERVKREAEAEGLDKIFQAAGFEWREPGCSMCLAMNPDKLQGRQISASSSNRNFKGRQGSSSGRTLLMSPAMVATAAIKGEVSDVREML, from the coding sequence ATGAGCAAAGGTACACTATTTGACAAAGTTTGGGACTTACACACCGTTGGTACATTACCATCAGGATTAACACAACTATTTATTGGACTACATCTTATTCATGAAGTTACCAGTCCTCAAGCCTTTGCAATGCTGAAGGAGCGGGATTTAAAAGTATTATTTCCACAACGGACAATAGCCACAGTTGATCATATCGTTCCCACAGAAAACCAAGCTCGTCCCTTTGTGGATAGTATGGCTGAAGAAATGATTCAGGCATTAGAAAAGAGTTGTCAAGAAAATGACATAACTTTTTATAATATTGGTTCAGGAAATCAAGGAATAGTTCATGTCATCGCCCCTGAATTGGGACTAACACAACCAGGAATGACCATCGCTTGTGGAGATAGCCATACATCAAGTCATGGTGCATTTGGTGCGATCGCCTTTGGTATCGGTACAAGCCAAGTTAGAGACGTTCTCGCCTCCCAAACCCTATCATTATCAAAACTCAAAGTCCGCAAAATCGAAGTTAACGGACAACTCAAACCCGGAGTTTACGCCAAAGACGTAATATTACACATCATCCGGAGACTAGGCGTAAAAGGTGGCGTAGGCTACGCTTACGAATTTGCTGGAACAACCTTTACCCAGATGAACATGGAAGAACGGATGACCGTTTGTAACATGGCCATAGAAGGTGGAGCACGATGTGGATACGTCAACCCCGATCAAATTACCTACGATTATCTACAAAATAGAGACTTTGCTCCCCAAGGTGCAGACTGGGAAAAGGCCATTGCTTGGTGGGAATCTCTCAGCAGTAATGCTGACGCAGAATATGATGATATAGTAGTATTTAATGCCGAAGATATTCCCCCCACAGTCACATGGGGAATTACACCCGGTCAGGGAATTGGCGTAGATGAAAAAGTCCCCACAGCCGCAGAACTTTTAGAAGAAGACCGCTTCATCGCCGAAGAAGCATACCGCTACATGGACTTATATCCCGGTCAACCCATCCAAGGCACAAAAATAGATGTCTGCTTCATTGGTAGCTGCACCAACGGACGCATCAGCGACCTGAGAGAAGCCGCCAAAATTGCCCAAGGTCGCCAAGTTGCAAAAGGTATAAAAGCCTTCGTAGTTCCTGGTTCAGAAAGAGTCAAAAGAGAAGCCGAAGCCGAAGGACTAGATAAAATCTTCCAAGCAGCCGGTTTTGAATGGAGAGAACCAGGATGTTCCATGTGTTTAGCCATGAACCCCGACAAACTCCAAGGCAGACAAATCAGCGCTTCCTCCTCCAACCGCAACTTCAAAGGGAGACAAGGATCATCCTCCGGTCGCACCTTATTAATGAGTCCTGCAATGGTAGCCACAGCCGCCATCAAAGGCGAAGTGTCAGATGTACGGGAAATGCTGTAA
- the petE gene encoding plastocyanin: protein MKSIAATLRRLSLAVLTVIVIFGSFAVFTPTASAETYTVKLGSDKGMLAFEPKKLTVKAGDTIEWVNNKVPPHNVVFDAKKNPAKSADLAKSLSHTKLLLNPGQKQTTTFPADAPAGDYTFYCQPHRGAGMVGKITVEG, encoded by the coding sequence ATGAAATCTATCGCAGCAACTTTGCGACGCTTGAGCCTAGCTGTATTAACAGTTATTGTAATTTTTGGTAGCTTTGCGGTATTCACTCCTACTGCATCTGCGGAAACATATACAGTTAAACTGGGCAGTGATAAAGGTATGTTAGCCTTTGAACCCAAGAAATTGACTGTTAAAGCTGGTGACACAATTGAATGGGTAAACAACAAAGTTCCTCCCCACAATGTTGTCTTTGATGCTAAGAAAAACCCCGCTAAGAGTGCTGATTTAGCTAAATCCTTGTCCCATACAAAGTTATTACTAAACCCCGGACAAAAACAAACCACCACTTTTCCTGCTGACGCTCCTGCTGGTGATTATACCTTCTATTGCCAACCCCACCGTGGTGCGGGCATGGTTGGTAAAATCACTGTTGAAGGTTAA